One window from the genome of Chloroherpetonaceae bacterium encodes:
- a CDS encoding M1 family metallopeptidase, with protein MKKILLFIFLALPIVASAQKWKNTTFDNRFNRSMFRELEEFPTPNEFRNANGAPGKSYWQQKVNYKIDASLDTATHTVTGSEKITYFNNSPDELTYLWLQVDQNLNSLEHSRTYKVQRSPDPANPLPKNPNALRFLFNEPFDGGHKISRVQLINKGKKVNAKTYVAGTVMKVSLLEPLKSGGSVELEIDWSYKVPDQGRGAKEKVKDGWLYEIAQWFPRLCVYDDVSGWQTNQYMGQGEFHLEFGDYDVKLTVPYNHIVAATGVLQNPKDVLTKEQQTRLKDALSSEGPQYIIRPNEVMTPGSRPKSSGTLTWHYKAENVRDFAWVSSKTYVWDAAGYKYDWKNPKEKVIECHSLYPRDASPLWDSVSTKAIIQTMKTYGRMAFEYPYPVAINVHGPVFGMEYPMICFCGARPRPDGTYPTALAHALISVTIHEVGHNWFPMIVSSDERRWTWLDEGVNTFLQYYAELDWDPAYPVRRGPAKMIVPYMKDSDQVPLMTNSDQIHKDFGNNGYSKPAAGLVMLREHILKPDVFDEAFREYCRLWKFKHPEPADFFRSLEKGSGENLAWFWRGWFYSTYNNDQAIADVNLTPSDSLGIKMNRGKYFYRIKVVNNGGLVLPLEMKITYGDGSNELMRFPAEVWMQNELDFVKGLFTDKEITSVALDPEENFADVNRENNTWKKPEQKPQQNP; from the coding sequence ATGAAAAAAATACTTCTATTCATTTTTCTTGCGCTACCCATTGTGGCTTCGGCACAAAAATGGAAAAACACAACTTTTGATAACCGCTTTAACCGCTCAATGTTTCGCGAATTGGAAGAATTCCCAACGCCCAATGAATTCCGAAACGCCAATGGTGCTCCCGGTAAATCCTATTGGCAACAAAAGGTAAATTACAAAATTGATGCTTCACTCGATACCGCAACTCACACGGTGACAGGTTCGGAGAAAATTACCTATTTCAATAATTCTCCCGATGAATTAACCTACTTGTGGTTACAGGTTGATCAAAACCTGAATTCGCTCGAGCACAGCAGAACTTACAAAGTGCAACGCTCTCCTGATCCGGCAAACCCATTACCTAAAAACCCAAATGCTTTGCGATTTCTTTTCAATGAGCCTTTTGATGGTGGGCATAAAATCAGCCGTGTACAGCTTATCAACAAAGGCAAGAAGGTTAATGCAAAAACGTATGTCGCCGGAACGGTGATGAAAGTAAGCCTTCTCGAACCATTGAAATCGGGTGGAAGCGTTGAACTTGAAATCGATTGGTCATATAAAGTACCAGACCAAGGGCGCGGAGCAAAAGAAAAAGTAAAAGATGGTTGGCTTTATGAAATTGCTCAGTGGTTTCCACGCCTTTGTGTTTATGATGATGTCAGCGGTTGGCAAACGAATCAATATATGGGGCAAGGTGAATTTCACTTGGAATTTGGAGATTATGACGTCAAATTAACTGTTCCATATAATCATATTGTTGCTGCTACGGGCGTTCTTCAAAACCCCAAAGATGTGCTAACCAAAGAGCAGCAAACACGGCTGAAAGATGCCTTAAGTTCAGAAGGGCCTCAGTATATCATTCGACCAAACGAGGTAATGACACCCGGCTCTCGGCCAAAATCTAGTGGGACATTAACTTGGCACTACAAAGCGGAAAATGTTCGCGATTTCGCTTGGGTTTCATCGAAAACTTATGTGTGGGATGCCGCCGGCTATAAATACGATTGGAAAAATCCTAAAGAAAAAGTGATCGAATGCCACTCCCTATATCCACGCGACGCAAGCCCACTATGGGATTCGGTTTCAACCAAAGCCATTATTCAAACAATGAAAACCTATGGCAGAATGGCTTTTGAATATCCATACCCCGTCGCGATTAATGTTCACGGGCCTGTATTTGGAATGGAATATCCGATGATTTGCTTCTGCGGTGCTCGTCCACGTCCCGACGGCACCTATCCAACTGCTTTAGCTCACGCTCTCATTTCAGTCACGATTCATGAGGTGGGGCATAATTGGTTTCCAATGATCGTTTCTTCTGATGAACGCCGTTGGACTTGGCTCGATGAAGGTGTGAATACATTCCTCCAATACTATGCCGAACTAGATTGGGATCCCGCCTATCCTGTCCGCCGTGGACCTGCAAAAATGATTGTTCCTTATATGAAAGATTCGGATCAAGTGCCATTGATGACAAACTCCGATCAAATTCACAAAGATTTTGGTAATAACGGGTATTCAAAACCTGCCGCAGGACTTGTCATGCTCCGCGAGCATATCCTAAAACCGGATGTCTTTGACGAAGCATTTCGTGAATATTGCAGACTTTGGAAGTTTAAACATCCTGAACCAGCCGACTTCTTCCGCTCTCTTGAAAAAGGTAGTGGCGAAAATTTAGCGTGGTTTTGGAGAGGTTGGTTTTATTCGACTTATAACAATGACCAAGCAATTGCCGATGTCAACCTGACACCCAGTGATTCTCTTGGGATTAAAATGAATCGAGGCAAATACTTCTATCGCATCAAAGTTGTCAATAATGGCGGATTAGTGCTACCTCTAGAAATGAAAATCACATATGGCGATGGAAGCAACGAATTGATGCGCTTCCCTGCTGAAGTCTGGATGCAAAATGAATTGGACTTTGTGAAGGGTTTATTCACTGATAAAGAAATTACCAGTGTTGCGCTTGACCCTGAGGAAAATTTCGCTGAT
- a CDS encoding MarR family transcriptional regulator, which produces MGQILRDRLKQSHFKSAFQEATLNVLVTADYLKEKIEKLCSENGITAQQYNVLRILKGAHPNGHPRREILSRMIERSPDATRLIDRLEERELVERTVSETDKRLSITKITAKGLEIVNRMAAPIEALDHHLFSQISPEEAETLSSLCEKIYGQQNNIKTFDNQS; this is translated from the coding sequence ATGGGACAAATACTTCGCGATCGATTAAAGCAATCTCACTTCAAATCTGCTTTTCAAGAAGCAACCCTAAATGTGCTTGTAACTGCTGATTATCTCAAGGAAAAAATTGAAAAACTTTGCAGTGAAAATGGTATAACCGCGCAGCAGTATAATGTCTTAAGAATTCTTAAAGGTGCCCACCCAAATGGTCATCCTAGAAGAGAGATTTTGAGCCGTATGATCGAACGCTCTCCGGATGCAACACGCTTAATCGACCGCTTGGAAGAAAGAGAACTTGTGGAAAGAACGGTCTCAGAAACTGATAAAAGACTTTCAATTACAAAAATAACTGCCAAAGGGCTTGAGATTGTCAATAGAATGGCTGCACCAATTGAAGCTTTGGATCATCACCTTTTCAGTCAAATTTCGCCCGAAGAAGCGGAAACACTTTCATCACTATGCGAGAAGATTTACGGTCAACAAAACAACATCAAAACTTTCGATAACCAATCATAA
- a CDS encoding phosphatase PAP2 family protein translates to MLEVIGATRPSRLLLFAVLGAAVLLLPLFSKYFSEKARYFAPMFFVPILFTETLGIIPTIIPYTVDDLLIHWDFELFGQHATHWAYQFENPFVTEYLQILYVTFFFLPFPIVIYLVSKEKRQEAENTVFSIVYAFFVSYVGYFFMPARGPRFTLHDISQIDQELPGVWIAESVRNLLHQLEGYVALDCFPSGHTDITLVTLFMAWKYRKSIFLMVFPIGVSIIISTIYLRYHYAVDLIAGVIFFVFTIWSAPYAQSFFKDQTEFLQNFIESKLPLVFQKEIRNDKASKILP, encoded by the coding sequence ATGTTGGAAGTCATCGGCGCGACAAGGCCAAGCAGACTGCTTCTTTTTGCTGTTTTAGGTGCAGCCGTTCTTCTTCTTCCTTTATTCAGTAAATATTTCAGTGAAAAAGCCCGTTACTTTGCTCCGATGTTCTTTGTTCCAATTTTATTTACCGAAACTTTAGGGATTATACCAACCATTATCCCTTATACGGTTGATGATCTTCTTATTCATTGGGATTTCGAACTTTTTGGGCAACATGCAACCCACTGGGCTTATCAATTTGAAAATCCTTTTGTCACCGAATATCTCCAAATTCTTTATGTGACATTCTTCTTCTTGCCTTTTCCAATTGTGATTTATTTGGTGTCAAAAGAAAAACGACAAGAAGCTGAAAACACGGTATTTTCAATTGTTTATGCATTTTTTGTTTCTTATGTCGGCTATTTTTTTATGCCGGCACGAGGACCAAGATTTACCTTACATGATATTTCGCAAATTGATCAAGAATTACCCGGTGTTTGGATCGCAGAGTCGGTAAGAAATTTACTTCATCAATTAGAAGGATACGTTGCACTTGATTGTTTTCCCTCAGGCCACACAGATATTACCCTCGTTACATTATTTATGGCTTGGAAATACCGTAAATCCATTTTTTTAATGGTTTTCCCTATCGGTGTGTCCATTATTATTTCAACGATCTATCTTCGCTATCATTACGCTGTAGATTTAATTGCCGGCGTAATATTCTTTGTGTTCACGATATGGAGTGCCCCATACGCACAATCTTTCTTTAAAGACCAAACCGAGTTTTTACAAAATTTTATTGAGAGTAAACTTCCACTCGTATTTCAGAAAGAGATTCGAAATGATAAAGCATCAAAAATTCTGCCTTAA
- a CDS encoding transketolase family protein: protein MMTRISSRGEKATRAGFGEAFLEIGKTDSKVVALCADLTESVGMKKFAEHFPNRFFNVGIAEAHMTSMAAGFATAGYIPFTGTFANFATGRSFDQVRQSVCYSEKNVKICASHAGLTLGEDGATHQILEDIGLMRSLPHMTVVVPADFSETKRATAAIHKFHGPVYFRFGRPSIPDFTPDSIPFEIGKSITLKEGNDVTIIACGVMVWRALQAAYLLEDKGVSARVINMHTIKPLDTNAVLAAASETGAIVTAEEHQINTGLGDLIANFCSRYKPIPIEMIAVEDKFGESGTANQLLEKYGLTAERIVEKALKALQRKRN from the coding sequence ATGATGACACGCATTAGCTCACGAGGAGAAAAAGCAACGCGCGCAGGTTTTGGAGAAGCTTTTCTAGAGATAGGAAAAACAGATTCTAAAGTTGTTGCGCTCTGTGCGGACTTAACAGAATCTGTGGGGATGAAAAAATTTGCGGAGCACTTCCCTAATCGATTCTTTAATGTGGGAATCGCAGAAGCTCACATGACGTCGATGGCTGCCGGTTTCGCAACCGCTGGGTATATTCCGTTTACTGGAACTTTTGCAAATTTTGCAACAGGAAGAAGTTTCGACCAAGTTCGACAATCCGTTTGTTATTCTGAGAAAAATGTCAAAATCTGCGCCTCACACGCCGGTTTAACGCTTGGCGAAGACGGAGCAACCCATCAAATTTTAGAAGACATCGGTTTGATGCGTTCATTACCACACATGACGGTTGTTGTTCCGGCAGATTTTTCTGAAACGAAACGTGCTACAGCAGCAATTCATAAATTTCACGGACCAGTATATTTTCGGTTCGGACGTCCTTCTATACCTGACTTTACGCCTGATTCCATTCCATTCGAAATTGGGAAGTCAATCACCCTTAAAGAAGGGAATGATGTCACGATTATCGCTTGTGGGGTTATGGTTTGGAGAGCCCTTCAAGCTGCTTATTTGCTTGAAGATAAAGGCGTCTCTGCGCGAGTCATCAATATGCACACCATAAAGCCGCTTGATACAAACGCTGTTTTAGCCGCTGCAAGCGAAACAGGAGCGATTGTAACCGCAGAAGAGCACCAAATCAATACTGGTCTTGGAGACCTCATCGCAAATTTCTGCAGCCGCTATAAACCCATTCCAATTGAAATGATTGCTGTTGAAGATAAATTCGGCGAATCCGGAACAGCCAATCAACTTCTTGAAAAATATGGTTTAACTGCCGAGCGAATCGTTGAAAAGGCACTTAAAGCCCTTCAAAGGAAAAGAAATTAA
- the rsmA gene encoding 16S rRNA (adenine(1518)-N(6)/adenine(1519)-N(6))-dimethyltransferase RsmA, with translation MNKQGRFLEFEGKIHRPKKHLGQNFLEDKNILKKIADSVNLHSSESVIEIGPGKGALTEFLIQRTNRLKAIEVDNSLFEGLQKKFLNAEFILGDFLEIELESFYKGEKLVVVGNIPYYITTPIIFKLLENWRFIDRAVLMIQDEVAKRLKAEPETKDYGILAVQLQSFSEVSYLFQVGRKAFFPAPNVDSAVIELKFNPHPAIKKGEVDEKFYRNLIRNAFSMRRKTLLNNLKGKYDIDFFNESRMIDNKIDLSRRAETLTREEFILLSINLAKK, from the coding sequence TTGAATAAACAAGGTCGATTTCTTGAGTTTGAAGGAAAAATTCACCGACCAAAAAAGCATTTGGGTCAAAATTTTTTGGAGGATAAGAATATCCTAAAAAAAATTGCTGATTCCGTTAACCTTCATAGTTCTGAATCGGTGATTGAAATTGGTCCGGGGAAAGGTGCGTTAACGGAATTTCTAATTCAAAGAACCAATCGATTAAAAGCGATTGAGGTCGATAACTCCCTTTTCGAAGGTTTACAGAAAAAATTTTTGAATGCAGAGTTCATCTTGGGTGACTTTTTGGAAATAGAATTGGAATCCTTCTACAAAGGAGAAAAACTTGTTGTGGTAGGGAATATTCCATATTACATCACGACACCAATCATCTTTAAGTTATTAGAAAATTGGCGTTTTATCGATCGAGCCGTGCTTATGATTCAAGATGAAGTTGCGAAACGGTTGAAAGCCGAACCAGAAACAAAAGACTATGGGATTTTAGCGGTGCAACTCCAATCCTTTTCGGAGGTGTCATATCTATTTCAAGTGGGAAGAAAAGCATTTTTTCCCGCGCCAAATGTCGATAGTGCCGTTATCGAATTAAAATTTAACCCGCATCCCGCTATAAAAAAAGGCGAGGTGGATGAAAAATTTTATCGAAATTTGATTAGAAATGCTTTTTCAATGAGAAGAAAAACATTGTTAAACAACTTAAAAGGGAAATACGATATTGATTTTTTTAATGAATCAAGGATGATTGATAACAAAATAGACCTTAGTCGCAGAGCGGAAACGCTGACTCGTGAAGAGTTTATTTTGCTTTCCATAAACTTGGCAAAAAAGTAA